One stretch of Vogesella indigofera DNA includes these proteins:
- a CDS encoding ABC transporter permease, translating to MPSVFRRWRWPLVALLISLLTLIPLAVIVLSSLTPDPVIWQHLLDYALPELLNNTLWLVLGVAAGVLLLGVPLAWLVAVYDFPGRKHFNWALMLPLAMPAYVMAFTQVGLFDFSGPVQTLLRAHFDNTRWFPPIRSTGGLVLVMSLAFYPYVYLLARNAFSTMGRRALEVGQTLGLSRSAGFWHIALPMARPWIMGGLILALMETLADFGTVSIFNFDAFTTAIYKAWFSLFSLDTAKQLASLLVALIFVMVVLEQYARGRRAYVQAGRAAPLPRLRLAGVRAWLASGYALLVLALAFVLPFGQLLVWSWGALEQEWNEALFGYALRSVTLSMMAALMIVSIALLLSYARRRDGGALVRLLARVATLGYAVPGTVLAVGIFVPIAWLDNVLIEQFFAGQDVTAVLKGTLAVMLLAYVSRFLAVGYSAVDAAMNRITRSQEEAARNLGYSGFALLRHVHLPLLQGGLLTGVLMVFVDVMKEMPITMMTRPFGWDTLAVRIYGLTSEGVFDQAALPAVVLVLVGLIPTLLLSRQKDVA from the coding sequence ATGCCATCCGTTTTCCGACGCTGGCGCTGGCCGCTTGTCGCCTTGCTGATCAGCCTGCTGACGCTGATCCCCCTCGCCGTGATCGTGTTGTCGTCGCTGACGCCGGACCCGGTGATCTGGCAGCACCTGCTCGACTACGCATTGCCGGAACTGCTGAACAACACGCTGTGGCTGGTGCTGGGCGTGGCCGCCGGCGTGCTGCTGCTGGGCGTGCCGCTGGCTTGGCTGGTGGCGGTGTACGATTTTCCGGGGCGCAAGCACTTCAACTGGGCGCTGATGCTGCCGCTGGCGATGCCGGCCTACGTGATGGCGTTCACCCAGGTCGGGCTGTTCGACTTTTCCGGCCCGGTGCAAACCCTGCTGCGCGCACATTTCGACAATACGCGCTGGTTTCCGCCGATCCGCTCCACTGGCGGCCTGGTGCTGGTGATGAGCCTGGCGTTCTATCCCTACGTTTACCTGCTGGCGCGCAATGCCTTCTCCACCATGGGTCGCCGCGCGCTGGAGGTGGGGCAGACGCTGGGGCTGTCGCGCAGTGCCGGCTTCTGGCACATCGCGCTGCCGATGGCGCGGCCGTGGATCATGGGTGGCCTGATCCTGGCGCTGATGGAAACACTGGCCGATTTCGGCACCGTGTCGATCTTCAACTTTGATGCCTTCACCACCGCCATCTACAAGGCGTGGTTCTCGCTGTTCTCGCTGGATACCGCCAAGCAGCTGGCGTCACTGCTGGTGGCGCTGATCTTCGTGATGGTGGTGCTGGAGCAGTATGCGCGCGGCCGTCGCGCCTATGTGCAGGCCGGCCGCGCCGCACCGCTGCCGCGCCTGCGGCTGGCCGGGGTGCGTGCCTGGCTGGCCAGCGGCTACGCGCTGCTGGTGCTGGCCTTGGCCTTCGTGCTGCCGTTCGGGCAGCTGCTGGTCTGGTCGTGGGGCGCGCTGGAGCAGGAGTGGAACGAGGCGCTGTTCGGCTACGCGCTGCGCTCGGTGACGCTGTCAATGATGGCGGCGCTGATGATTGTCAGCATCGCCTTGCTGCTGTCCTATGCCCGCCGCCGTGACGGTGGCGCGCTGGTGCGGCTGCTGGCGCGGGTGGCGACGCTGGGTTATGCGGTACCCGGCACCGTGCTGGCGGTCGGCATCTTCGTGCCGATTGCCTGGCTGGACAATGTGCTGATCGAGCAGTTCTTTGCCGGCCAGGACGTCACTGCGGTGCTGAAGGGCACGCTGGCGGTGATGCTACTGGCCTACGTGTCGCGCTTTCTCGCCGTCGGTTACTCGGCGGTGGATGCGGCGATGAACCGCATCACGCGCAGCCAGGAAGAGGCGGCGCGCAACCTCGGCTATTCCGGCTTCGCGCTGCTGCGCCATGTGCACCTGCCGCTGCTGCAGGGCGGTCTGCTGACCGGGGTGCTGATGGTGTTTGTCGATGTGATGAAAGAGATGCCGATCACCATGATGACGCGCCCGTTCGGCTGGGACACGCTGGCGGTCAGGATTTACGGTTTGACGTCGGAAGGGGTGTTTGACCAGGCGGCGTTGCCGGCAGTGGTGCTGGTGCTGGTCGGTCTGATTCCCACCTTGCTGCTGTCACGTCAAAAGGATGTTGCTTGA
- a CDS encoding extracellular solute-binding protein, protein MPDNGLLRSVTVNKKVLLASLLAVFAGSAAAEEIVVYSSRAEQLIKPLFDAYSKETGVAIKVISDKEGPLMERLKAEGSNSPADIFLTVDAGNLWKADDMGLFQPVKSAVLNGNIPANLRDPDNNWFGLSVRARTIFYNKNTVKPAQLASYEDLASPKWKGKLCLRSSKNVYNQSLVATMIADIGPVATERMVKGWVNNLATAPFGNDNAVLEAIAAGQCDVGMANTYYYGRIVAKNPAFPVSPFWANQAGKGTHVNVSGAGVVRYAKNVKGAVKLLEWLSSDKAQNMFADVNFEYPANPKVKADALVASWGNFKHNLINVKVAGSKQAEAVMLMDRVGYK, encoded by the coding sequence ATGCCTGACAACGGGCTTTTAAGGAGTGTGACTGTGAACAAAAAGGTATTGCTTGCCTCGCTGCTGGCTGTCTTCGCAGGATCCGCTGCTGCGGAAGAAATCGTGGTGTACAGCTCCCGTGCCGAACAGCTGATCAAGCCGCTGTTTGACGCGTACAGCAAGGAAACCGGTGTTGCCATCAAGGTCATTTCCGACAAGGAAGGCCCGCTGATGGAGCGCCTGAAGGCAGAAGGCAGCAACTCCCCGGCCGACATCTTCCTGACCGTGGACGCCGGCAACCTGTGGAAGGCCGACGACATGGGCCTGTTCCAGCCGGTCAAGTCGGCCGTGCTGAACGGCAACATCCCGGCCAACCTGCGCGACCCGGACAACAACTGGTTCGGTCTGTCGGTCCGTGCCCGTACCATTTTCTACAACAAGAACACCGTCAAGCCGGCACAGCTGGCGTCCTACGAAGACCTGGCCAGCCCGAAGTGGAAGGGCAAGCTGTGCCTGCGTAGCTCGAAGAACGTCTACAACCAGTCGCTGGTTGCCACCATGATCGCCGACATCGGCCCGGTGGCCACCGAGCGCATGGTCAAGGGCTGGGTCAACAACCTGGCGACTGCACCGTTCGGCAACGACAACGCGGTACTGGAGGCGATTGCCGCCGGCCAGTGTGATGTCGGCATGGCCAACACCTACTACTACGGCCGTATCGTGGCCAAGAACCCGGCCTTCCCGGTCAGCCCGTTCTGGGCCAACCAGGCTGGCAAGGGCACTCACGTCAACGTGTCCGGCGCCGGTGTCGTGCGCTACGCCAAGAACGTGAAGGGCGCGGTGAAACTGCTGGAGTGGCTGTCGTCCGACAAGGCGCAGAACATGTTCGCCGACGTCAACTTCGAGTACCCGGCCAACCCGAAAGTGAAAGCCGATGCACTGGTGGCGTCGTGGGGCAACTTCAAGCACAACCTGATCAACGTCAAAGTGGCCGGCTCGAAACAGGCCGAAGCTGTGATGCTGATGGACCGTGTCGGCTACAAGTAA
- a CDS encoding flagellar assembly protein T N-terminal domain-containing protein has protein sequence MKTKPFWYAALWAAFLLAGPAAAEVYRAEGMASLESGRVAARQQAIEDAVRQMAMTHAGTLQATSRLDNGELSESSMTGPLTLPGTPRVLQESQRDGLLFVTVEVDTAEPVSAAEPATAAASQACARPATPAGRFLTRRLVSTYFEVAQPQDAGDLGNLATWLPSELSRRLNALRDVRALDAGNVSLFPGGKVQEPWQASDAVRDIGRREEVQFVLAGRVLDTGVTRKEPRLGAFGGASGSEAGLYYTGPLAGLFGASARVVPVERRFAIEYWLYDALTGGVLATATVATTARGAVHDSSLRVFELSRFQQNDYGRSVATLLDGVAGKLANTMHCLPFAARVVRVDGDRVYLGAGTLDGLASADRLIVYKQQPQTEIRRGDGVVLGLPERVIGDVELLQVQPRLAVAMLRNARGKVDVGDWVRFPVRR, from the coding sequence ATGAAGACTAAACCATTCTGGTACGCCGCCCTGTGGGCGGCGTTTTTGTTGGCAGGGCCGGCGGCGGCCGAGGTGTATCGTGCCGAAGGCATGGCCTCGCTGGAGTCCGGTCGCGTCGCGGCGCGGCAGCAGGCAATCGAGGACGCGGTGCGGCAGATGGCGATGACCCACGCCGGCACGCTGCAGGCCACGTCGCGGCTCGATAATGGCGAGCTGAGCGAATCGAGCATGACCGGGCCGCTGACGCTGCCCGGCACGCCGCGCGTGCTGCAGGAAAGCCAGCGCGACGGGCTGCTGTTTGTCACGGTGGAAGTCGATACCGCCGAGCCGGTGTCCGCCGCCGAACCGGCCACCGCTGCGGCCAGTCAGGCTTGTGCCCGTCCGGCGACGCCGGCGGGGCGTTTCCTGACCCGGCGGCTGGTCAGCACCTATTTCGAGGTGGCGCAGCCGCAGGATGCCGGCGACCTGGGCAATCTGGCGACCTGGTTGCCGTCCGAGCTGTCGCGGCGGCTGAACGCGCTGCGCGACGTGCGCGCGCTGGATGCCGGCAACGTGTCGCTGTTTCCCGGTGGCAAGGTGCAGGAGCCGTGGCAGGCCAGTGACGCCGTGCGCGACATCGGCCGCCGCGAGGAGGTGCAGTTCGTGCTCGCCGGGCGGGTGCTGGATACCGGCGTCACCCGCAAGGAGCCGCGGCTGGGCGCGTTTGGCGGCGCCAGTGGCAGCGAGGCCGGGCTGTATTACACCGGGCCGCTGGCCGGCCTGTTCGGCGCCTCGGCACGGGTGGTGCCGGTGGAGCGCCGCTTCGCCATCGAATACTGGCTGTACGACGCGCTGACCGGTGGCGTGCTGGCCACCGCCACGGTGGCAACGACCGCGCGCGGCGCGGTACACGACAGCTCGCTGCGTGTCTTCGAACTGAGCCGCTTCCAGCAAAACGACTACGGCCGTAGCGTGGCGACGCTGCTGGATGGCGTTGCCGGCAAGCTGGCGAACACCATGCATTGCCTGCCGTTCGCAGCGCGGGTGGTGCGGGTGGACGGTGATCGCGTCTACCTGGGCGCCGGTACGCTGGACGGGCTGGCCAGTGCCGATCGCCTCATCGTCTACAAGCAGCAGCCGCAGACCGAGATCCGCCGTGGTGACGGCGTGGTGCTGGGGCTGCCGGAGCGGGTGATCGGTGACGTCGAGCTGCTGCAGGTGCAGCCGCGGCTGGCGGTGGCGATGCTGCGCAATGCCCGTGGCAAGGTGGATGTCGGCGACTGGGTGCGTTTCCCGGTGCGACGCTGA
- a CDS encoding LPP20 family lipoprotein: MKKTVLAASLLALVSMTACASSAAPVVQEAAGEGWMVVADAPAVAGSHEQPGISRQPVMTQGGVMMGGGYVGPLSEPAAKEVEKYNALRIRVVGYGAPPANRSLSPVQRRLLAMRASQLDAYRAMAEQVQGFKLSGSSTVGNMIAANDSYRVFVDAYLRGVRLLSTEFKADGSSETIGEVVLDEGFFKAYRSALVTTGNVATAARVLPAADGSKLGCTDSGCVYGGDYYVSQ, encoded by the coding sequence ATGAAAAAAACGGTTTTGGCAGCAAGTCTGCTGGCACTGGTGTCCATGACGGCCTGCGCCTCGTCCGCGGCACCGGTGGTGCAGGAAGCGGCCGGCGAAGGCTGGATGGTGGTTGCCGATGCGCCTGCCGTGGCGGGAAGCCATGAGCAGCCGGGGATCTCCCGGCAGCCGGTGATGACCCAGGGCGGCGTGATGATGGGTGGCGGCTATGTCGGCCCGCTGTCCGAGCCGGCGGCCAAGGAAGTGGAAAAGTACAATGCACTGCGCATCCGCGTGGTCGGTTACGGCGCGCCGCCGGCCAACCGCAGCCTGTCGCCGGTGCAGCGTCGCCTGCTGGCGATGCGGGCCTCGCAGCTGGATGCCTATCGCGCGATGGCGGAGCAGGTGCAGGGCTTCAAGCTGTCCGGCAGCAGTACCGTCGGCAACATGATTGCGGCCAACGATAGCTACCGCGTGTTCGTCGATGCCTACCTGCGCGGCGTGCGACTGCTGTCCACCGAGTTCAAGGCCGACGGCAGCAGCGAGACCATCGGCGAGGTGGTATTGGACGAAGGCTTCTTCAAGGCTTATCGTAGCGCGCTGGTGACCACCGGCAACGTGGCGACCGCGGCGCGGGTACTGCCTGCCGCCGACGGCAGCAAGCTGGGATGTACCGACAGCGGTTGTGTCTACGGTGGCGACTACTATGTTTCGCAATGA
- a CDS encoding ABC transporter ATP-binding protein, whose protein sequence is MDALLQLNAVSQAYAGKPVIDNMSFQLAEGEIACLLGSSGCGKTTVLRCIAGFEPLRGGDIRLNGERIAAPGYNKPAHLRAVGMVFQDYALFPHLDVAANVGFGLRGLADGERKARVGLMLEVVGLSALAGAYPHELSGGQQQRVALARALAPRPRLLLLDEPFSNLDVDLRQRLSHEVRGILKEQGMTAIMVTHDQQEAFAMADKVGVMHHGHLQQWASPYQLYHEPASRYVADFIGQGAFVPAVISGPQCVTLEVGEYCSMTPLAYQVGAQVDVLLRPDDVVHDDHSELTATVKGKVFMGSEFMYTLQLPSGQQVLAQVPSHHNHAIGEAIGIRLELDHLIAFAR, encoded by the coding sequence ATGGATGCTTTGCTTCAGTTGAATGCGGTCAGCCAGGCCTACGCTGGTAAGCCGGTGATCGATAACATGTCGTTCCAGCTGGCGGAGGGCGAGATCGCCTGCCTGCTGGGCAGCTCCGGCTGCGGCAAGACCACGGTGTTGCGCTGCATTGCCGGTTTCGAGCCGCTGCGCGGTGGCGACATCCGCCTCAACGGCGAGCGCATCGCCGCCCCCGGCTACAACAAGCCGGCGCATCTGCGCGCGGTGGGGATGGTGTTCCAGGATTATGCGCTGTTCCCGCACCTGGACGTTGCGGCCAACGTTGGCTTCGGCCTGCGCGGCCTCGCCGACGGCGAGCGCAAGGCGCGCGTCGGGCTGATGCTGGAGGTGGTCGGCCTGTCGGCGCTGGCCGGTGCCTATCCGCACGAGCTGTCCGGCGGCCAGCAGCAGCGGGTGGCGCTGGCGCGCGCGCTGGCGCCGCGGCCGCGGCTCTTGCTGCTGGACGAGCCGTTTTCCAACCTCGACGTCGACCTGCGTCAGCGCCTGTCGCACGAGGTGCGCGGCATCCTGAAGGAGCAGGGCATGACCGCGATCATGGTCACCCACGACCAGCAGGAGGCATTCGCCATGGCCGACAAGGTCGGCGTGATGCACCACGGGCACCTGCAGCAGTGGGCGTCGCCGTACCAGCTGTACCACGAGCCGGCCAGCCGCTATGTCGCCGATTTCATCGGGCAGGGCGCGTTCGTGCCGGCGGTGATCAGCGGGCCGCAGTGCGTGACGCTGGAAGTGGGCGAGTATTGCAGCATGACGCCGCTGGCCTACCAGGTCGGCGCGCAGGTGGACGTACTGCTGCGTCCGGACGACGTGGTGCACGACGACCACAGCGAGCTGACCGCTACCGTCAAGGGCAAGGTGTTCATGGGGTCCGAGTTCATGTACACGCTGCAGCTACCGTCCGGGCAGCAAGTGCTGGCGCAGGTTCCCAGCCATCACAACCACGCCATCGGCGAGGCGATCGGCATCCGTTTGGAGCTGGACCACCTGATTGCCTTTGCGCGCTGA
- a CDS encoding serine hydrolase, which produces MLKNLFVACVLALSSGAIMAAQPTSYHPSEAAQPQLSSHSVAIVDGRTGQMVFEKNARQKLPIASITKLMTAMVVLDAGLPLDSPMTISDEEIDRLKNTGSRLSVGSTLTRREMLLLALMSSENRAAAVLSRYYPGGRPAFIERMNQKARAIGMQNASFYDSTGLDVRNSATAMDLVRMVKAANQYPLIRQFTTMTEYTAQPTATRTLHYKNSNALVREGQWAIELSKTGFINEAGGCLVMEAEVGSQKLVFVLLAANSSAARVRDARSIKTWLESIPHTWLAG; this is translated from the coding sequence ATGCTAAAGAATTTATTTGTTGCTTGCGTGCTGGCGCTTAGCAGCGGCGCCATTATGGCCGCCCAGCCGACAAGCTATCATCCGTCGGAAGCCGCCCAGCCGCAATTAAGCTCGCACTCGGTCGCCATCGTCGACGGCCGCACCGGGCAGATGGTATTCGAAAAGAATGCCCGGCAAAAGCTGCCGATCGCCTCCATCACCAAGCTGATGACCGCGATGGTGGTCTTGGACGCCGGCTTGCCACTGGACAGCCCGATGACCATCAGCGACGAGGAAATCGACCGCCTGAAGAACACCGGCTCGCGCCTGTCCGTCGGCTCCACGCTGACCCGCCGCGAGATGCTGCTACTGGCGCTGATGTCGTCGGAGAACCGTGCCGCGGCGGTACTGTCGCGCTACTACCCCGGCGGCCGCCCGGCGTTCATCGAGCGCATGAACCAGAAGGCGCGCGCCATCGGCATGCAGAACGCCAGCTTCTACGACTCGACCGGACTGGACGTGCGCAACAGCGCCACGGCGATGGATCTGGTGCGCATGGTCAAGGCGGCCAACCAGTATCCGCTGATCCGCCAGTTCACCACCATGACCGAGTACACGGCACAGCCGACCGCTACCCGCACGCTGCACTACAAGAACAGCAATGCGCTGGTGCGTGAAGGCCAGTGGGCGATCGAGCTGTCCAAGACCGGCTTCATCAACGAAGCCGGCGGCTGTCTGGTGATGGAAGCCGAAGTCGGCAGCCAGAAGCTGGTCTTCGTGCTGCTGGCCGCCAACAGTTCGGCAGCGCGGGTGCGGGACGCCCGCTCGATCAAGACTTGGCTGGAATCCATTCCTCACACCTGGTTGGCGGGCTGA
- a CDS encoding peptidylprolyl isomerase, translating into MKKIAALALLLLPLLATAAPKVELQTNKGLITVELAPQSAPKTVDNFTRYVKAGHYDNTVFHRVIDGFMIQGGGFTIDGGALSQKPTRAPIANEADNGLKNVIGSIAMARTNDPHSATSQFFINLVNNDFLDFRSKTPPGWGYTVFGKVTAGMDVVNRIAKSRTGYIGGMQDVPMEPIVIQKATYKP; encoded by the coding sequence ATGAAGAAGATTGCCGCCCTCGCCTTGCTGTTGCTGCCCTTGCTGGCGACCGCCGCACCCAAAGTGGAGCTGCAGACCAACAAGGGGCTGATCACCGTCGAGCTGGCACCGCAAAGCGCGCCCAAGACCGTCGACAATTTCACCCGCTACGTCAAGGCTGGCCATTACGACAACACCGTGTTCCACCGCGTGATTGACGGCTTCATGATCCAGGGTGGCGGTTTTACCATCGACGGCGGTGCGCTGTCACAAAAACCGACACGCGCGCCGATCGCCAACGAGGCCGACAACGGCCTGAAGAACGTGATCGGCAGCATCGCCATGGCGCGCACCAACGACCCGCACTCGGCGACCTCGCAATTCTTCATCAATCTGGTCAACAACGATTTTCTGGATTTCCGCAGCAAGACGCCGCCAGGCTGGGGCTACACTGTGTTTGGCAAGGTGACCGCCGGCATGGACGTCGTCAACCGCATTGCCAAGTCGCGCACCGGCTACATTGGCGGCATGCAGGATGTGCCGATGGAACCCATCGTCATCCAGAAAGCCACTTACAAACCCTGA